From one Plantibacter flavus genomic stretch:
- a CDS encoding SDR family oxidoreductase, with translation MSLVVTGATGHLGHLVVEHLLARGTDPATIVATGRRTEALADLAAQGVRTAKVDFTDPATLDAVLEAGDTLLLVSGSEVGQRVAQHAAVIDAAKRAGVARLVYTSALRADTSPLILAPEHKATEELIHASGLPFTILRNGWYTENYGQSVDQAKATGSFVGSVGDGLVSSASRTDYAEAAAVVLTTDGHEGKAYELAGDVAWSHPELAQAIGEVVGREVVYQDLSPEDHMKALLAAGLDEGTAGFVVALDGNTRDGLLAETSGDLGRLIGHPTTPLVEGLRTLVA, from the coding sequence ATGTCTCTCGTCGTCACCGGAGCCACCGGCCACCTCGGCCACCTCGTCGTCGAGCACCTGCTCGCCCGCGGCACCGACCCCGCCACCATCGTCGCCACCGGCCGCCGGACCGAGGCACTGGCCGATCTCGCCGCACAGGGCGTCCGCACCGCGAAGGTCGACTTCACCGACCCGGCCACCCTCGACGCCGTCCTCGAGGCCGGCGACACCCTGCTGCTCGTCTCCGGGAGCGAGGTCGGCCAGCGCGTCGCCCAGCACGCAGCCGTCATCGACGCCGCCAAGCGCGCCGGCGTCGCCCGCCTCGTCTACACGAGCGCGCTCCGGGCCGACACCTCCCCGCTGATCCTCGCCCCCGAGCACAAGGCGACCGAGGAGCTCATCCACGCGTCCGGTCTCCCCTTCACCATCCTCCGCAACGGCTGGTACACCGAGAACTACGGCCAGTCCGTCGACCAGGCCAAGGCGACCGGATCGTTCGTCGGGAGCGTCGGCGACGGTCTCGTGTCGAGCGCGTCTCGCACCGACTACGCGGAGGCGGCCGCCGTCGTCCTCACCACCGACGGCCACGAGGGCAAGGCCTACGAGCTCGCCGGCGACGTCGCGTGGTCGCACCCCGAGCTGGCGCAGGCGATCGGCGAGGTCGTCGGCCGAGAGGTCGTCTACCAGGACCTCTCGCCCGAGGACCACATGAAGGCCTTGCTGGCGGCCGGTCTCGACGAGGGCACCGCGGGCTTCGTCGTCGCGCTCGACGGCAACACCCGCGACGGCCTCCTCGCCGAGACGAGCGGCGACCTCGGTCGGTTGATCGGCCACCCCACGACGCCGCTGGTCGAGGGCTTGCGCACGCTCGTCGCCTGA
- a CDS encoding ABC transporter substrate-binding protein — MKNRYLLPAALTAAAALLLTGCVNNEVATPDATGSTAAVTVDKAAEALLPDDIRQAGKLILGTDATYAPNEFKDANGDPIGWEIELADAMAGKLGLTTDYQVAKFDNIIPSITGGKYDVGLSSFFDTKERQQQVDMIDYYTAGIQWATLAGKSVDPDNACGLKVAVQNGTTEALDDVPAKSQACTDAGKPAIEALGYDTQDEATAAVTLGRADAMTADSPVVQYAVQQSDGKLELSGDVYSTFLYGMPIAKDRGDLGKALQAALQSLMDDGTYGSILSKWGVESGALDKIDINGATS; from the coding sequence ATGAAGAACCGATACCTGCTCCCGGCCGCACTCACGGCCGCCGCCGCGCTGCTGCTCACCGGCTGCGTCAACAACGAGGTCGCCACGCCCGACGCCACCGGCTCCACCGCCGCGGTGACCGTCGACAAGGCCGCCGAGGCGCTCCTCCCCGACGACATCCGTCAGGCCGGCAAGCTCATCCTCGGCACCGACGCGACCTACGCGCCCAATGAGTTCAAGGACGCGAACGGCGACCCGATCGGTTGGGAGATCGAGCTCGCCGACGCGATGGCCGGCAAGCTCGGCCTCACCACCGACTACCAGGTGGCGAAGTTCGACAACATCATCCCGAGCATCACCGGTGGCAAGTACGACGTCGGGCTGTCGTCGTTCTTCGACACCAAGGAGCGTCAGCAGCAGGTCGACATGATCGACTACTACACGGCCGGGATCCAGTGGGCGACCCTGGCGGGCAAGTCCGTCGACCCCGACAACGCCTGCGGGCTGAAGGTCGCCGTCCAGAACGGCACGACGGAGGCCCTCGACGACGTCCCCGCCAAGTCGCAGGCCTGCACCGACGCCGGTAAGCCGGCGATCGAGGCCCTCGGCTACGACACGCAGGACGAGGCCACGGCTGCAGTCACACTCGGCCGCGCCGACGCGATGACCGCCGACTCCCCGGTCGTGCAGTACGCCGTCCAGCAGAGCGACGGCAAGCTCGAACTCTCCGGTGACGTCTACTCGACGTTCCTCTACGGCATGCCGATCGCGAAGGACCGTGGCGACCTCGGCAAGGCCCTCCAGGCCGCCCTGCAGTCCCTCATGGACGACGGCACCTACGGCTCGATCCTGAGCAAGTGGGGCGTCGAGTCCGGCGCCCTCGACAAGATCGACATCAACGGCGCGACGAGCTGA
- a CDS encoding FadR/GntR family transcriptional regulator: MAEPLEALVARLVELATPEPGTSARRLPPERELGEALQMSRGALREQLAVLERLGFLHRTQGRGTSIDAPGDDFVRSWFTISRQLGYLSDDQFARSRMMLEETVAEAAAGLVTDEAVAVLRGDVDRMIAATLAGDHDAALEADVDFHSRLNAIVDDPIFRLMHEGFSHVLRETIRQRRLRALEVEQPDERGVRRTDSVHYAVVDALGARDAEAARRAMRQHFEDWLQLEADDAAS; this comes from the coding sequence ATGGCGGAGCCGCTCGAAGCGCTCGTGGCGAGGCTCGTGGAGCTGGCCACGCCGGAGCCCGGCACCTCCGCGCGGCGTCTGCCGCCCGAACGCGAACTCGGCGAGGCACTGCAGATGAGCCGCGGCGCCCTCCGCGAGCAGCTCGCCGTCCTCGAACGGCTCGGCTTCCTCCACCGCACCCAGGGGCGGGGCACCTCCATCGACGCCCCGGGCGACGACTTCGTCCGCAGCTGGTTCACCATCTCCCGTCAGCTGGGCTACCTGTCCGACGATCAGTTCGCCCGCTCGCGCATGATGCTCGAGGAGACCGTCGCCGAGGCGGCGGCCGGGCTCGTCACCGACGAAGCGGTCGCGGTGCTGCGCGGCGACGTCGACCGCATGATCGCCGCGACGCTCGCCGGGGATCACGATGCCGCGCTCGAGGCCGACGTCGACTTCCACAGCCGACTGAACGCCATCGTCGACGACCCGATCTTCCGACTCATGCACGAGGGCTTCAGTCACGTGCTCCGCGAGACGATCCGGCAGCGTCGACTCCGCGCGCTCGAGGTGGAGCAGCCGGACGAGCGCGGGGTGCGGCGGACCGACAGTGTCCACTACGCCGTCGTCGACGCGCTGGGCGCTCGAGACGCCGAGGCCGCAAGGCGCGCGATGCGCCAGCACTTCGAGGACTGGTTGCAGCTCGAAGCCGACGACGCCGCGAGCTGA
- the purQ gene encoding phosphoribosylformylglycinamidine synthase subunit PurQ, with amino-acid sequence MTTRIGVITFPGSLDDRDAQRAVRMAGAEPVALWHGDHDLQGVDAVILPGGFSYGDYLRAGAIAAVSPIMTELKDAAGKGMPILGICNGFQMLVEAHLLPGGLIRNAHQQFIRRDQLLKVENADTAWTHQFSKGQEITIPLKNADGGYIADAETLARVEGEGLVAFRYAGVNPNGSLDDIAGLTNPAGNVVGLMPHPEHAIEPGFGPDTPVAMRSGVDGLAFFTSAVQALQAV; translated from the coding sequence ATGACGACCCGTATCGGCGTCATCACCTTCCCCGGTTCGCTCGACGACCGCGACGCCCAGCGTGCGGTCCGCATGGCGGGTGCCGAGCCCGTCGCGCTCTGGCACGGCGACCACGACCTCCAGGGCGTCGACGCCGTCATCCTTCCGGGTGGATTCAGCTACGGCGACTACCTCCGTGCCGGGGCGATCGCGGCTGTGTCCCCGATCATGACCGAGCTGAAGGACGCCGCCGGCAAGGGCATGCCGATCCTCGGGATCTGCAACGGCTTCCAGATGCTCGTCGAGGCGCACCTGCTGCCCGGTGGCCTCATCCGGAACGCCCACCAGCAGTTCATCCGTCGCGACCAGCTGCTCAAGGTCGAGAACGCCGACACCGCCTGGACCCACCAGTTCTCGAAGGGGCAGGAGATCACCATCCCGCTCAAGAACGCCGACGGCGGCTACATCGCCGACGCCGAGACCCTGGCACGCGTCGAGGGCGAGGGCCTGGTCGCCTTCCGCTACGCGGGCGTGAACCCGAACGGTTCGCTCGACGACATCGCCGGCCTCACGAACCCAGCCGGCAACGTCGTGGGCCTCATGCCGCACCCCGAGCACGCGATCGAGCCCGGTTTCGGTCCCGACACCCCGGTCGCCATGCGCTCCGGTGTCGACGGTCTCGCCTTCTTTACGAGCGCGGTCCAGGCCCTCCAGGCGGTCTAG
- a CDS encoding NAD(P)-dependent oxidoreductase — MASTPQPAHTITFVGIGAIGLPMAAQLAAAGHRVTGVDPFPAARERAAAAGISAVESITEAPQADTVVVMVATPDQLAELVTLAIADTHPAGQTWIIMSTVGPASVVEQADRLEAAGAAVVDAPVTGGVARASTGELTMFVSGSPSATAAASEPLAALGTARIVGEAIGDGQAIKVVNQHLCAVHIAAAAEALALASSLGLDPAAVLPLVESGAAASWMLSDRGPRMLQDTDAPVMSRVDIFVKDTGLVADAASAAGAATPVLDAARERFLAAAASGLGARDDSRVIETYQETHA; from the coding sequence ATGGCATCGACGCCACAGCCCGCACACACCATCACCTTCGTCGGTATCGGCGCGATCGGCCTGCCGATGGCCGCCCAGCTCGCCGCGGCCGGCCACCGGGTCACGGGCGTCGATCCCTTCCCCGCCGCACGGGAACGCGCGGCCGCCGCCGGGATCAGCGCGGTCGAATCCATCACCGAGGCACCGCAGGCCGACACCGTCGTGGTCATGGTCGCGACGCCCGACCAGCTCGCCGAACTCGTCACCCTCGCCATCGCCGACACCCACCCCGCCGGCCAGACCTGGATCATCATGAGCACCGTCGGCCCCGCCTCCGTGGTCGAGCAGGCCGACCGTCTCGAAGCCGCGGGCGCAGCGGTCGTCGACGCCCCGGTCACCGGCGGCGTGGCACGCGCAAGCACCGGCGAGCTCACCATGTTCGTTTCCGGATCCCCGAGCGCGACCGCCGCCGCATCCGAACCACTCGCCGCCCTCGGCACCGCCAGGATCGTCGGCGAAGCCATCGGGGACGGCCAGGCGATCAAGGTCGTCAACCAGCACCTCTGCGCCGTGCACATCGCCGCAGCCGCCGAGGCCCTCGCCCTCGCGTCCTCACTCGGACTCGACCCGGCGGCGGTCCTCCCCCTCGTCGAGTCCGGTGCAGCCGCGTCCTGGATGCTGTCGGACCGCGGACCCCGCATGCTGCAGGACACCGACGCCCCGGTGATGAGCCGTGTCGACATCTTCGTGAAGGACACGGGCCTCGTCGCCGATGCGGCGAGCGCCGCCGGAGCCGCGACCCCAGTCCTGGACGCAGCGCGCGAACGCTTCCTCGCCGCTGCAGCGTCGGGCCTCGGCGCACGCGACGACTCCCGCGTGATCGAGACCTACCAGGAGACCCACGCATGA
- a CDS encoding winged helix-turn-helix transcriptional regulator, with product MTSVDTQLGRRPGFTDGILPAACPSRTVLDHVTSKWGVLVLLALSDGTHRWGELRRVVQGISEKMLAQTLRTLEEDGLVVRVAHPEIPPRVEYSLSDRGRDLNEHLMPLMAWIDHNASEILGR from the coding sequence ATGACGAGCGTGGACACGCAGCTGGGAAGACGCCCTGGATTCACCGACGGCATCCTGCCTGCCGCATGCCCCTCGCGCACGGTGCTCGACCACGTGACCAGCAAGTGGGGCGTCCTCGTCCTCCTGGCGCTGTCCGACGGCACCCATCGCTGGGGTGAGCTGCGACGGGTGGTCCAGGGCATCAGCGAGAAGATGCTGGCCCAGACACTCCGGACGCTCGAGGAGGACGGCCTCGTCGTCCGCGTCGCGCACCCCGAGATCCCGCCCCGTGTCGAGTACAGCCTGAGTGACCGCGGTCGCGACCTCAACGAGCACCTGATGCCCTTGATGGCGTGGATCGACCACAACGCGTCAGAGATCCTCGGGCGCTAG
- a CDS encoding four-carbon acid sugar kinase family protein, whose translation MKTIILDDDPTGTQSASGVDVLLEWDADLIEQALDGADAVYLLTNTRAVPEGEAVALLERTRAEAEEAGRRLGERVHVVLRGDSTLRGHVFPETAVFTADRSVIVFVPAFPEGGRTTIDGTHYVRIGDETLPAHETEYAQDPVFPFRSGHLPDYVREQSGREAAHFGLAGLRDGAAEFRAALRDAVPGTVLLPDAETGDDVRIIAQAITAAWADGADVVVRSASPLAAAIAGVESDGLLPSPLVAEPVAALLVCGSHIIGATRQLAPVEAAFGPAEIVPTSDALQDAVATGRAVAEAARARLTATGFAAISSERERDASHNTLDHGERVMIALTSATAALRRSVEVVVSKGGITSAEVARVGLGARRARVLGQVLPGVSVWSVVTPEHEEKLYVVVPGNVGDPSTLVDVLTALGRTA comes from the coding sequence ATGAAGACGATCATCCTCGACGACGATCCCACCGGCACGCAGTCGGCGTCCGGCGTCGACGTCCTCCTCGAATGGGACGCCGATCTCATCGAGCAGGCTCTCGACGGAGCCGACGCGGTCTACCTGCTCACGAACACCCGCGCCGTCCCCGAGGGGGAGGCAGTGGCGCTCCTCGAACGCACTCGAGCCGAGGCGGAGGAGGCGGGACGCCGTCTCGGCGAACGGGTGCACGTCGTCCTCCGAGGCGACTCGACCCTGCGCGGGCACGTGTTCCCCGAGACCGCCGTCTTCACCGCGGACCGCAGCGTCATCGTCTTCGTCCCGGCCTTCCCGGAGGGCGGGCGCACGACGATCGACGGCACCCACTACGTCCGCATCGGCGACGAGACGCTGCCGGCCCACGAGACGGAGTACGCCCAGGACCCCGTGTTCCCGTTCCGCTCGGGACACCTGCCGGACTACGTGCGCGAGCAGTCCGGTCGGGAGGCCGCCCACTTCGGCCTGGCGGGTCTCCGCGACGGCGCCGCCGAGTTCCGTGCAGCTCTCCGTGATGCCGTTCCCGGAACGGTGCTCCTTCCGGACGCGGAGACCGGAGACGACGTGCGGATCATCGCGCAGGCCATCACGGCGGCGTGGGCCGACGGAGCCGACGTGGTCGTCCGGTCCGCGTCACCCCTCGCTGCAGCCATCGCGGGCGTCGAGAGCGACGGCCTCCTGCCCTCGCCGCTCGTCGCGGAGCCGGTCGCCGCGCTCCTCGTCTGCGGCTCCCACATCATCGGTGCGACGCGACAGCTCGCGCCCGTCGAGGCGGCGTTCGGTCCCGCCGAGATCGTCCCCACGAGCGACGCCCTCCAGGATGCCGTCGCCACCGGGCGGGCCGTGGCGGAGGCCGCTCGAGCGAGACTCACCGCGACGGGGTTCGCCGCGATCTCGTCCGAGCGGGAACGGGACGCCTCGCACAACACGCTCGACCACGGTGAGCGGGTGATGATCGCACTGACGTCGGCGACCGCTGCGCTCCGACGATCGGTTGAGGTCGTCGTGTCGAAGGGCGGCATCACCTCCGCCGAGGTCGCCCGGGTCGGACTCGGTGCACGACGCGCTCGCGTCCTCGGACAGGTGCTGCCCGGGGTCTCGGTGTGGAGTGTGGTGACACCCGAGCACGAGGAGAAGCTCTACGTGGTCGTCCCGGGCAACGTCGGCGACCCGTCGACACTCGTCGACGTCCTCACCGCGCTCGGCCGGACCGCCTAG
- a CDS encoding HNH endonuclease signature motif containing protein, translated as MTETSTTAIRASDEDAARLAEFSDQYADIQRRRAKLDAEEARLLARSAAYADAFADATVPAIFPPAERQALSRRSTCAALAMATRTPERTVQRATNDAELLVNEAPAVLASLEAGRISARHAQTITDQLGDVPTAGRTVFLAEVLPVAEESTNANLRRRARILRERLHPESITARARRSEADRRVEFEPAADGMAWVHLFTTAPIAQGIIERVEAAAAESRAAGDTRTCAQLQADALAALALTGVTPDDVASSPVLPHPIEVQEHIKPTVQITVPALTMAGVSDAPATLDGYGPIDPETAARIAVNAPSFTRILVQPETGAVLSVGRGQYRVPADLQRAVRLRDGTCRAPGCGRRARACDLDHSVAWEDGGTTDVGNLACLCRHHHRMKHLPGWNLDHRPGGVLEWTTPDGKHHRTKPDPAPF; from the coding sequence ATGACCGAGACCAGCACCACGGCGATCCGCGCGAGCGACGAAGACGCCGCGCGCCTCGCGGAGTTCTCGGACCAGTACGCGGACATCCAGCGGCGTCGCGCCAAGCTGGACGCCGAGGAGGCCCGACTACTGGCCCGTTCCGCCGCCTACGCGGACGCCTTCGCCGACGCCACGGTTCCGGCGATCTTCCCGCCGGCGGAACGGCAGGCCCTGTCGCGCCGGTCGACCTGTGCGGCGCTCGCGATGGCGACACGGACGCCGGAACGGACCGTTCAGCGTGCGACCAACGATGCCGAACTGCTCGTCAACGAAGCGCCGGCTGTGCTTGCCTCACTTGAGGCCGGTCGTATCTCCGCCCGTCATGCGCAGACCATCACGGACCAGCTCGGCGACGTGCCGACCGCAGGGCGAACGGTGTTCCTCGCTGAGGTCCTGCCGGTTGCGGAAGAGTCGACCAACGCGAACCTCCGCAGACGCGCCCGCATCCTGCGCGAGCGACTGCACCCCGAGTCGATCACCGCCCGCGCCCGGCGGTCCGAGGCGGACCGTCGGGTGGAGTTCGAGCCCGCAGCGGACGGCATGGCCTGGGTGCATCTGTTCACCACGGCGCCCATCGCCCAGGGCATCATCGAGCGCGTCGAGGCCGCCGCAGCGGAGTCACGCGCAGCCGGCGACACCCGCACGTGCGCACAACTGCAGGCCGACGCCCTGGCGGCGCTCGCCCTCACCGGCGTCACACCGGACGACGTTGCGTCCAGCCCGGTGCTCCCGCACCCGATCGAGGTGCAGGAGCACATCAAGCCGACCGTGCAGATCACGGTCCCGGCGCTCACGATGGCCGGCGTGAGCGATGCCCCGGCGACGCTCGACGGCTACGGGCCCATCGACCCTGAGACCGCAGCACGTATCGCCGTGAACGCCCCCAGCTTCACCCGGATCCTCGTCCAACCGGAAACCGGCGCAGTCCTTTCCGTCGGGCGGGGCCAGTACCGCGTTCCCGCCGATCTCCAACGGGCGGTGCGCCTCCGGGACGGCACTTGTCGGGCACCGGGCTGCGGCAGACGGGCCAGAGCGTGCGATCTCGATCATTCGGTCGCGTGGGAGGACGGCGGGACGACGGATGTCGGCAATCTCGCCTGTCTCTGTCGACATCATCACCGGATGAAGCATCTCCCCGGGTGGAACCTCGACCACAGGCCCGGTGGGGTGCTCGAGTGGACGACACCCGACGGGAAGCACCACCGGACAAAGCCCGACCCGGCGCCGTTCTGA
- a CDS encoding amino acid ABC transporter ATP-binding protein: MTITDTIDMVRAEGVVKSFGSNTVLKDISLTVRRGEVMCLVGPSGSGKSTFLRCINHLERVDGGRLLVEGDLIGYRERGDKLYELKPKEAAKQRRDIGMVFQRFNLFPHMTALENIIEAPMQVKRQRRAVAEQRGRELLDRVGLSDKAAAYPGHLSGGQQQRVAIARALAMDPKLMLFDEPTSALDPELVGEVLDVMKGLAKDGMTMIVVTHEMGFAREVADSLVFMDGGVVVETGAPREVLANPQHARTRAFLSKVL, from the coding sequence ATGACGATCACGGACACGATCGACATGGTCCGCGCGGAGGGCGTGGTGAAGTCCTTCGGCTCGAACACGGTCCTCAAGGACATCTCCCTGACGGTACGACGCGGCGAGGTCATGTGCCTGGTCGGGCCGTCGGGCTCCGGCAAGTCGACCTTCCTGCGCTGCATCAACCACCTGGAGCGTGTCGACGGCGGACGGTTGCTCGTCGAGGGGGACCTCATCGGCTACCGCGAGCGAGGCGACAAGCTCTACGAGTTGAAGCCCAAGGAGGCGGCGAAGCAGCGGCGCGACATCGGTATGGTGTTCCAGCGGTTCAACCTGTTCCCGCATATGACGGCGCTCGAGAACATCATCGAGGCGCCCATGCAGGTGAAGCGTCAACGGCGAGCGGTCGCCGAGCAGCGCGGCCGGGAACTCCTGGACCGGGTCGGTCTGAGCGACAAGGCGGCTGCATACCCCGGTCACCTGTCGGGCGGTCAGCAGCAGCGGGTCGCGATCGCGCGGGCCCTCGCGATGGATCCGAAGCTCATGCTGTTCGACGAGCCGACCTCGGCACTCGATCCGGAGCTGGTCGGCGAGGTCCTCGACGTCATGAAGGGGCTCGCGAAGGACGGCATGACGATGATCGTCGTGACGCACGAGATGGGGTTCGCCCGAGAGGTGGCCGACTCGCTCGTGTTCATGGACGGCGGCGTGGTCGTGGAGACGGGAGCGCCCCGCGAGGTGCTCGCCAATCCGCAGCACGCCAGGACACGCGCGTTCCTGTCGAAAGTGTTGTGA
- a CDS encoding amino acid ABC transporter permease, with product MSDSRITGTASAPPVPLKVVKLRHPWRNVFAVIIVLLLVAFVVDAATRPAYDWPAVGKYVFDRRITMAALITLQLTVYSMIGAIVLGVVLAIMRLSPNPVLKAIAWGFVWLFRGTPVYVQLVFWGLLATIYPTLNIGLPFLPPIAQLPTDAALNTFWIAVIGLALNEAAYMSEIVRAGLLSVDRGQEEASTALGMSWAQTMRRVILPQSMRIIIPPTGNEVISMLKTTSLVTAVPFTQELYTRSRDISSETFNPIPLLIVASLWYLLFTSILMVGQYFLEKRFARGLTRIDAGAPVTTEAIQVQEAEARAKQSPTDGESGERR from the coding sequence GTGAGCGACTCCAGAATCACCGGGACGGCGTCCGCGCCCCCGGTGCCGTTGAAGGTCGTCAAGCTCCGCCATCCCTGGCGGAACGTGTTCGCCGTCATCATCGTGCTGTTGCTCGTCGCGTTCGTGGTCGACGCGGCGACGCGGCCGGCGTACGACTGGCCGGCCGTCGGCAAGTACGTCTTCGACCGGCGGATCACCATGGCAGCGCTCATCACGCTGCAGCTGACGGTGTACTCGATGATCGGCGCCATCGTCCTCGGCGTCGTGCTCGCGATCATGCGGCTGTCGCCGAACCCGGTGCTCAAGGCCATCGCGTGGGGCTTCGTCTGGCTGTTCCGCGGGACGCCGGTCTACGTGCAGCTGGTCTTCTGGGGCCTGCTCGCGACGATCTATCCGACGCTCAACATCGGACTGCCCTTCCTCCCGCCGATCGCGCAGCTGCCGACCGATGCCGCGCTGAACACGTTCTGGATCGCCGTCATCGGGCTGGCACTCAACGAGGCCGCCTACATGTCGGAGATCGTGCGCGCCGGTCTGCTGTCGGTGGACCGCGGACAGGAGGAGGCGTCGACGGCGCTCGGGATGAGCTGGGCGCAGACGATGCGGCGGGTCATCCTGCCGCAGTCGATGCGGATCATCATCCCGCCGACCGGCAACGAGGTGATCTCGATGCTCAAGACCACGTCGCTCGTGACGGCCGTCCCGTTCACGCAGGAGCTCTACACGAGATCGCGGGACATCTCGTCCGAGACGTTCAACCCGATCCCGTTGCTCATCGTCGCGTCGCTCTGGTACCTGCTGTTCACCTCGATCCTGATGGTGGGGCAGTACTTCCTGGAGAAGCGGTTCGCGCGCGGCCTCACCCGGATCGACGCGGGGGCACCCGTCACGACCGAGGCCATCCAGGTCCAGGAGGCGGAGGCGCGCGCCAAGCAGAGCCCAACCGACGGCGAGAGCGGAGAACGACGATGA
- a CDS encoding amidohydrolase — MTSNADTVFTGGTVFRNALLTPQNGAVAISDGRIVALDADAHAAIGPDTEIVDLRDGLLLPGFVDAHVHPIEAGLEQLACDLSGERTPEGYLATIAAYAEAHPERPWIVGGGWQQAAFPGGTPLAAELDRVVPDRPVFLQNRDHHGAWVNTEALRLAGVDHTTPDPADGRIERDADGTPNGMLHEGARSLVSRFVPVDTDEDVAAALVAAQQTLHGFGVTGWQDAIVGDYGSHTDTSDAYLQAMADGLLMSDVVGALWWDRDRGLEQIDELIARRDAIARRAAALGTTTGRFTAGTVKIMQDGIPENRTAAMIDPYLRTCHCGDTAPERGISFLEPAILVEAVTRLDAAGFQVHFHAIGDRAVRECLDALEAARERNGESDNRHHIAHVQIVHPDDLPRFARLGVTMNMQALWATWEPQMVELNLPLLGDERASWQYPFGDAARLGTLLCAGSDWPVTTPDPWQALHVAVNRTLPADDPDHHPEPLNPGQSLTLRAAIAAYTHGSNRIDHRDDTGVIEVGAVADLVLVDRDPFAGPTTEIAHTRTVGTWIAGRRVFTSTTTSTEQGT; from the coding sequence ATGACGAGCAACGCGGACACGGTCTTCACCGGAGGCACCGTCTTCCGGAACGCCCTGCTCACGCCGCAGAACGGTGCCGTCGCCATCTCCGACGGCCGGATCGTCGCCCTCGACGCTGACGCACACGCGGCGATCGGTCCCGACACCGAGATCGTAGACCTCCGAGACGGTCTCCTGCTCCCCGGCTTCGTGGACGCGCACGTCCACCCGATCGAGGCCGGACTCGAACAGCTCGCGTGCGATCTGTCGGGCGAGCGCACCCCCGAGGGATACCTCGCCACGATCGCCGCTTACGCCGAGGCCCACCCCGAGCGCCCGTGGATCGTCGGCGGCGGCTGGCAACAGGCCGCCTTCCCCGGCGGCACCCCGCTCGCCGCGGAGCTCGACCGAGTGGTGCCGGACCGGCCCGTCTTCCTCCAGAATCGCGATCACCACGGAGCCTGGGTGAACACCGAGGCGCTCCGCCTCGCCGGCGTCGACCACACCACACCGGACCCCGCCGACGGCCGGATCGAACGGGACGCGGACGGCACCCCGAACGGCATGCTCCACGAGGGTGCCCGCTCGCTCGTGTCCCGGTTCGTCCCCGTCGACACCGACGAGGACGTCGCGGCCGCCCTCGTCGCAGCCCAGCAGACCCTCCACGGCTTCGGCGTCACCGGCTGGCAGGACGCGATCGTCGGCGACTACGGCAGCCACACCGATACGAGCGACGCCTACCTGCAGGCGATGGCGGACGGGTTGCTCATGAGCGACGTCGTGGGGGCGCTCTGGTGGGACCGGGATCGTGGACTCGAGCAGATCGACGAACTCATCGCTCGCCGCGACGCGATCGCGCGCCGCGCCGCGGCCCTCGGGACGACGACCGGGCGCTTCACCGCGGGCACCGTCAAGATCATGCAGGACGGCATCCCCGAGAACCGGACCGCCGCGATGATCGACCCCTACCTGCGCACCTGTCACTGCGGAGACACCGCGCCCGAACGCGGCATCTCCTTCCTGGAGCCCGCGATCCTCGTCGAGGCGGTCACGAGGCTGGACGCCGCGGGGTTCCAGGTCCACTTCCACGCGATCGGCGACCGGGCGGTCCGCGAGTGCCTCGACGCCCTCGAGGCCGCGCGGGAGCGCAACGGCGAGAGCGACAACCGGCACCACATCGCGCACGTGCAGATCGTCCATCCCGACGACCTGCCGCGGTTCGCCCGACTCGGCGTCACGATGAACATGCAGGCGCTCTGGGCCACGTGGGAGCCCCAGATGGTCGAGCTGAACCTGCCGCTGCTCGGCGACGAACGCGCCTCCTGGCAGTATCCGTTCGGCGATGCGGCACGACTCGGCACCCTGCTCTGTGCCGGATCGGACTGGCCCGTCACGACCCCCGACCCGTGGCAGGCCCTGCATGTGGCGGTCAACCGCACGCTGCCGGCCGACGATCCCGACCACCACCCCGAACCGCTCAACCCAGGACAGTCGCTGACGCTCCGAGCGGCGATCGCCGCGTACACGCACGGGTCCAACCGGATCGACCACCGCGACGACACCGGCGTGATCGAGGTCGGCGCCGTCGCAGACCTCGTCCTCGTCGACCGTGACCCGTTCGCCGGCCCCACCACCGAGATCGCGCACACCAGGACCGTCGGGACCTGGATCGCCGGACGCCGCGTCTTCACCTCCACCACCACATCAACCGAGCAAGGAACCTGA